Proteins encoded in a region of the Pseudomonas sp. PDNC002 genome:
- a CDS encoding 2-hydroxyacid dehydrogenase: MRIILFSNQTYDRDSFLAANHRHGFELHFQQTQLRQDTVALAMGFEVVCAFVNDDLSRPVLEHLAAGGTRLVALRSAGYNHVDLAAARALGLAVVRVPAYSPHAVAEHAVGLVLALCRHLHRAYNRTREGDFSLHGLTGFDLHGRTVGVIGSGQIGEVFARIMAGFGCRILAYDPYPNHAIETLGGSFVGLDQLLAESDILSLHCPLNDATRHLINASSLARMKRGAMLINTGRGALVDTPALIEALKSGQLGYLGLDVYEEEADIFFADRSDQPLQDDVLARLLTFPNVIITAHQAFLTREALAGIADTTLDNIAAWQAGKPVNLVDG; the protein is encoded by the coding sequence ATGCGCATCATCCTGTTCAGCAACCAGACCTACGACCGCGACAGCTTCCTCGCCGCCAACCACCGCCACGGCTTCGAACTGCACTTCCAGCAGACGCAACTGCGCCAGGACACCGTCGCCCTGGCGATGGGGTTCGAGGTGGTCTGCGCCTTCGTCAACGACGACCTGTCCCGCCCGGTGCTGGAACACCTCGCCGCAGGCGGAACGCGTCTGGTTGCCCTGCGTTCGGCGGGCTACAACCACGTCGACCTCGCCGCGGCGCGGGCACTGGGTCTGGCCGTCGTGCGCGTTCCGGCCTATTCGCCCCACGCCGTGGCCGAACATGCTGTAGGACTGGTCCTGGCGCTCTGCCGACACCTTCACCGCGCCTATAACCGCACCCGCGAAGGCGACTTCTCGCTCCACGGCCTGACCGGCTTCGACCTGCACGGGCGCACCGTCGGCGTGATCGGCAGCGGGCAGATCGGCGAGGTCTTCGCCCGCATCATGGCGGGCTTCGGCTGCCGCATCCTGGCCTACGACCCCTACCCCAACCACGCCATCGAGACGCTGGGCGGAAGCTTCGTCGGGCTGGATCAACTGCTCGCCGAGTCCGACATCCTCAGCCTGCACTGCCCGCTCAACGATGCCACCCGCCACCTGATCAACGCCTCCAGCCTGGCGCGCATGAAGCGCGGCGCGATGCTCATCAACACCGGCCGCGGCGCCCTGGTGGACACCCCGGCGCTCATCGAGGCGCTCAAGAGTGGACAGCTCGGCTACCTGGGCCTGGACGTCTACGAGGAGGAGGCCGACATCTTCTTCGCCGACCGCTCCGACCAACCGCTGCAAGACGACGTACTGGCGCGCCTGCTGACATTCCCCAACGTGATCATCACGGCGCACCAGGCCTTCCTCACCCGCGAAGCACTGGCCGGGATCGCCGACACCACCCTGGACAACATCGCCGCCTGGCAGGCCGGAAAGCCGGTCAACCTGGTCGATGGCTGA
- a CDS encoding META domain-containing protein translates to MKALIASACAALALAGCASKPVPEAEQTYRVEWIGERPLIDYSHITLTLDGKGRAYGSAGCNHWFASYTLVDDKLTFGQPGATRKLCAQALMEQEQRFLKMLGQIQRWDINDEGELRFWPASGRAMRMWPEG, encoded by the coding sequence ATGAAAGCCCTGATCGCCAGCGCCTGCGCCGCGCTGGCCCTGGCCGGTTGCGCCAGCAAGCCGGTTCCTGAAGCCGAGCAGACCTACCGCGTGGAATGGATCGGCGAACGCCCGCTGATCGACTACAGCCACATCACCCTCACCCTGGACGGCAAGGGCCGCGCTTACGGCAGTGCCGGCTGCAACCACTGGTTCGCCAGCTACACGCTGGTTGACGACAAGCTGACCTTCGGCCAGCCCGGCGCCACCCGCAAGCTCTGCGCGCAAGCGCTGATGGAGCAGGAGCAACGCTTCCTGAAGATGCTCGGGCAAATCCAGCGCTGGGACATCAACGACGAAGGTGAACTGCGTTTCTGGCCGGCGAGCGGACGTGCCATGCGCATGTGGCCCGAGGGCTGA
- the dinB gene encoding DNA polymerase IV, with product MTRQRKIIHIDCDCFYAAIEMRDDPSLAGKPLAVGGSPDKRGVVATCNYEARAYGLHSAMAMRTAVKLCPDLTIVRPRMDVYRETSRDIHAIFRDYTDQIEPLSLDEAYLDVSDSERCGGSATRIAQEIRKRVWENLHITVSAGVAPNKFIAKIASDWRKPNGLFVVTPDEVDGFVAELPVKKLHGVGKVTAEKLARLGIRTCADLRDWSRIQLAKEFGSFGERLWGLSRGIDERPVQVDSRRQSISVENTFDQDLPDLAACQEELPSLLGELERRMTRLDASYRPGKPFIKLKFHDFTQTTLEQAGAARDLESYRLLLGQAFQRGNKAVRLIGVGVRLVDLRGAHEQLSLF from the coding sequence GTGACTCGGCAACGAAAGATCATCCACATCGATTGCGACTGCTTCTATGCCGCTATCGAAATGCGCGACGACCCGAGTCTGGCGGGCAAGCCGTTGGCCGTGGGCGGTTCGCCGGACAAGCGTGGAGTCGTCGCCACGTGCAACTACGAGGCGCGCGCCTACGGGCTGCACTCCGCGATGGCGATGCGCACGGCGGTGAAGCTGTGCCCGGACCTGACCATCGTTCGCCCGCGCATGGACGTCTACCGCGAGACCTCTCGGGATATCCACGCAATCTTCCGCGACTACACCGACCAGATCGAGCCGCTGTCCCTGGACGAGGCCTACCTGGACGTCAGCGACAGCGAGCGCTGCGGCGGCAGCGCCACGCGCATCGCCCAGGAAATCCGCAAGCGTGTCTGGGAAAACCTGCACATCACGGTGTCCGCCGGGGTGGCGCCGAACAAGTTCATTGCCAAGATCGCCAGCGACTGGCGCAAGCCCAACGGTCTGTTCGTGGTGACGCCGGACGAGGTGGACGGCTTCGTCGCCGAGTTGCCGGTGAAGAAGCTGCACGGCGTCGGCAAGGTCACGGCGGAGAAGCTGGCGCGCCTGGGCATCCGCACCTGCGCGGACCTGCGCGACTGGTCGCGCATTCAACTGGCCAAGGAATTCGGCAGTTTCGGTGAGCGCCTCTGGGGTTTGTCGCGGGGTATCGACGAGCGCCCGGTGCAGGTGGACAGTCGGCGCCAGTCGATCAGCGTGGAAAACACCTTCGACCAGGACCTGCCGGACCTGGCCGCCTGCCAGGAAGAGCTGCCGTCACTGCTGGGCGAGCTGGAACGGCGCATGACGCGCCTGGACGCCAGCTACCGTCCGGGCAAGCCCTTCATCAAACTGAAGTTCCACGATTTCACCCAGACCACCCTGGAGCAGGCGGGCGCCGCGCGGGACCTGGAAAGCTACCGGTTGCTGCTGGGGCAGGCTTTCCAGCGTGGCAACAAGGCCGTACGCCTGATCGGCGTGGGCGTGCGCCTCGTCGATCTGCGCGGGGCGCACGAGCAGCTCAGCCTGTTCTAG
- the mprF gene encoding bifunctional lysylphosphatidylglycerol flippase/synthetase MprF, with protein sequence MSANPATPDTPATEDVPSRATWLTWVNANRQALGLGVTLVLFSLALIACYHLLRDIDAYSLHDALLDVPNTSLFGAVAATVAGFIVLLGYEWSASRFAGVKLPTPALLTGGFSAFAIGNAVGLSMLSGGSVRYRLYARVGLGAGDVALMTLFASLSLGCALPILAALAALSDLSDASLALHLPEWLVTVLALAIIAFCILLVVGIERRRLPEQPSPDSHLVRVGRRTLRLPGLRLSLLQLLITALDVAAAATVLYLLLPEAPPFGAFLLVYLIALAAGVLSHVPGGVGVFEAVLLAAFANQLGAAPLAAALLLYRLIYVVLPLIVACLLLLFLEARRILVAKQAVRVASGFAAQILSLLVFISGVVLLFSGATPSIDTRLDEVGFLVPHRLIDASHLAASLIGVLCLLLAHGLRRRLSAAWALTLCLLIAGAVLSLLKGFDWEEALILSFTASLLTIFRSAFYRRSRLMDLPFSPLYLGASACVIAASIWLLLFAYQDVPYSQELWWQFALDADAPRGLRAALGSCLLLAALALYWLLRTEPPVIHEPTREELDTAAGILSGSEQPDGGLALSGDKALLFHEGNDAFLMYARRGRSLVALFDPIGPPQARAELIWQFRDLCDLHHARPVFYQVRAENLPLYMDIGLTALKLGEEARVDLRRFDLESKGKEMKDLRYTWNRGQRDGLSLEFHDAGQAPMDELRAISDAWLGGKNVREKGFSLGRFTPEYLRYFRVVVVRFQGRAVAFANLLETASKELASIDLMRVAPDAPKLTMEFLMLGLILHYKESGHTRFSLGMVPLAGLQPRRGAPLTQRLGALVFRRGEQFYNFQGLRRFKDKFQPDWEPRYLAVPAGLDPLVALADTAALIAGGLSGLVKR encoded by the coding sequence ATGAGCGCCAACCCCGCCACACCTGATACCCCTGCCACCGAAGATGTTCCATCGCGAGCGACCTGGCTTACCTGGGTCAACGCCAACCGTCAGGCACTCGGCCTCGGCGTCACCCTGGTGCTGTTCAGCCTGGCGCTGATCGCCTGCTATCACCTGCTGCGCGATATCGACGCCTATTCCCTGCACGACGCCCTGCTCGACGTGCCAAATACCTCCCTGTTCGGCGCCGTCGCCGCGACCGTGGCGGGCTTTATCGTCCTGCTCGGCTACGAATGGTCCGCCAGCCGCTTCGCCGGGGTGAAGCTGCCCACGCCGGCACTGCTCACGGGCGGCTTCTCCGCCTTCGCCATCGGCAATGCCGTGGGCCTGTCGATGCTCTCCGGCGGCTCCGTGCGCTACCGACTCTATGCCCGCGTAGGGCTGGGCGCCGGCGACGTCGCGCTGATGACCCTCTTCGCCAGCCTGTCCCTGGGTTGCGCGCTGCCGATACTGGCCGCCCTCGCCGCGCTGAGCGACCTGTCCGATGCCTCCCTCGCCCTGCACCTGCCGGAATGGCTGGTAACGGTGCTGGCCCTGGCCATCATCGCGTTCTGCATCCTGCTGGTCGTGGGCATCGAGCGCCGTCGTTTGCCCGAGCAACCGTCACCGGACAGCCATCTGGTCCGCGTTGGCCGCCGCACCCTGCGCCTGCCGGGTCTGCGCCTGTCGCTGCTACAACTGCTGATCACCGCGCTCGACGTGGCCGCCGCCGCCACCGTGCTCTACCTGCTGCTGCCCGAAGCTCCGCCGTTCGGCGCCTTCCTGCTGGTTTACCTGATCGCCCTGGCCGCCGGCGTGCTGAGCCACGTACCGGGCGGCGTCGGGGTGTTCGAAGCGGTACTGCTGGCGGCCTTCGCCAACCAGCTTGGCGCCGCGCCACTGGCGGCCGCGCTGCTGTTGTATCGGTTGATCTACGTCGTACTGCCGCTGATCGTCGCCTGCCTGTTGCTGCTGTTCCTCGAAGCCCGGCGCATCCTGGTGGCCAAGCAGGCGGTGCGCGTGGCCTCCGGTTTCGCTGCACAGATACTCTCGCTGCTGGTGTTCATCTCCGGCGTCGTCCTGCTGTTCTCCGGCGCCACGCCGTCCATCGACACCCGTCTGGACGAAGTGGGCTTCCTGGTTCCGCACCGCCTGATCGATGCCTCGCACCTCGCTGCCAGCCTGATCGGTGTGCTCTGCCTGCTGCTTGCCCACGGCCTGCGCCGCCGCCTCTCCGCCGCCTGGGCGCTGACCCTCTGCTTGCTGATCGCCGGCGCGGTGCTCTCCCTGCTCAAGGGCTTCGACTGGGAAGAAGCGCTGATCCTCAGCTTCACCGCTAGCCTGCTGACGATTTTCCGCAGCGCGTTCTACCGCCGCAGCCGGCTGATGGACCTGCCCTTCTCGCCGCTCTACCTGGGCGCGTCCGCCTGCGTCATCGCCGCCTCGATCTGGCTCCTGCTGTTCGCCTACCAGGACGTGCCCTACAGCCAGGAACTCTGGTGGCAGTTCGCCCTGGACGCCGACGCCCCGCGGGGCTTGCGTGCGGCGCTGGGCAGTTGCCTGCTGCTGGCGGCCCTCGCGCTGTACTGGTTGCTGCGCACCGAGCCGCCGGTCATCCACGAACCGACCCGGGAAGAACTGGACACCGCGGCCGGCATCCTCTCCGGCTCCGAGCAGCCCGACGGCGGTCTGGCCCTCTCGGGCGACAAGGCACTGCTGTTCCACGAAGGCAACGACGCCTTCCTGATGTACGCCCGCCGCGGTCGCAGCCTGGTGGCGCTGTTCGATCCGATCGGCCCGCCCCAGGCCCGCGCGGAACTGATCTGGCAGTTCCGCGACCTCTGCGACCTGCACCATGCGCGCCCGGTGTTCTACCAGGTGCGCGCGGAGAACCTGCCGCTGTACATGGACATCGGCCTGACCGCGCTCAAGCTCGGCGAGGAGGCGCGGGTCGACCTGCGCCGCTTCGACCTGGAGAGCAAGGGCAAGGAGATGAAGGACCTGCGCTACACCTGGAACCGTGGCCAGCGCGACGGCCTGAGCCTGGAGTTCCACGACGCCGGGCAGGCGCCGATGGACGAGCTGCGCGCCATCTCCGACGCCTGGCTGGGCGGCAAGAATGTACGCGAGAAAGGCTTCTCGCTGGGGCGTTTCACCCCCGAATACCTGCGCTATTTCCGCGTCGTCGTGGTCCGCTTCCAGGGCCGCGCCGTGGCCTTCGCCAACCTGCTGGAAACCGCCAGCAAGGAACTCGCGAGCATCGACCTGATGCGCGTGGCGCCCGACGCCCCGAAGCTGACCATGGAGTTCCTCATGCTCGGCCTTATCCTGCATTACAAGGAAAGCGGGCACACCCGCTTCAGCCTCGGCATGGTGCCGCTGGCCGGCCTGCAGCCGCGCCGTGGCGCTCCGTTGACCCAGCGCCTTGGCGCACTGGTGTTCCGCCGGGGCGAGCAGTTCTACAATTTCCAGGGGCTGCGTCGCTTCAAGGACAAGTTCCAGCCCGATTGGGAACCCCGTTACCTGGCCGTGCCCGCCGGACTGGATCCGCTGGTGGCCCTGGCCGATACGGCCGCCCTCATCGCAGGCGGCCTGAGTGGATTGGTGAAACGCTGA
- a CDS encoding virulence factor family protein: MLKRRWRHLLALLVLIVIAVGLLLWSRPAPEAKLEHRQLPDGSAVSLAIPGKQPNARVLLAVEADQKLDDGQLLALAHDSGARVVQFVFPEKDCALQQSRLKAAGELLDGQPNMVAGIGAGGAYAFRWLAGQSDDKAKALSVGFSLEKPDCAATPLPQTAAHGHWLAAWNDNPDDASARFARGLQNAETVISDYDTPLPKVLADQLRQQLQGGGDNVPVVEVPAAKPSETVTLFYSGDGGWRDLDRDVAAQMAELGYPVVGVDALRYFWEHKTPEQSAADLAVLMQHYREKWGAKHFVLAGYSFGADVLPAIYNRLPADAKKDVSSVILLAFARSGSFEIEVQGWLGKAGQEASTGPEMARLPAPKVFCVYGIEEKDESGCTQPQAVGENLQLPGGHHFDEDYPALAKRLVNAIRSRQSADDEG, from the coding sequence ATGTTGAAACGTCGCTGGCGGCACCTGCTCGCCCTCCTCGTGTTGATCGTCATTGCCGTCGGCCTCCTGTTGTGGAGCCGCCCGGCCCCCGAGGCCAAGCTCGAACACCGCCAACTGCCCGACGGCAGCGCCGTCAGCCTGGCGATTCCCGGCAAGCAGCCGAACGCTCGCGTACTGCTCGCCGTCGAAGCCGATCAGAAGCTCGACGACGGCCAACTGCTGGCCCTGGCCCATGACAGCGGCGCCCGCGTCGTGCAGTTCGTCTTCCCGGAAAAAGACTGCGCACTCCAGCAGTCGCGCCTGAAGGCCGCCGGCGAGCTGCTCGACGGCCAACCGAACATGGTCGCCGGTATCGGCGCAGGTGGCGCCTACGCCTTCCGCTGGCTTGCCGGACAGAGCGACGACAAGGCCAAGGCGCTGTCGGTCGGCTTCTCCCTGGAGAAACCCGACTGCGCCGCCACTCCGCTGCCGCAGACTGCCGCCCACGGCCATTGGCTGGCCGCCTGGAACGACAACCCGGACGACGCCAGCGCACGTTTCGCCCGTGGCCTGCAGAACGCCGAAACAGTGATCAGCGACTACGACACCCCGCTGCCCAAGGTTCTCGCCGACCAGTTGCGCCAGCAGTTGCAGGGCGGCGGCGACAACGTGCCGGTGGTCGAAGTCCCGGCCGCCAAGCCCTCGGAAACCGTCACCCTGTTCTATTCCGGCGATGGCGGCTGGCGCGATCTGGACCGCGACGTCGCGGCGCAGATGGCCGAGTTGGGCTACCCGGTAGTGGGCGTCGACGCCCTGCGCTACTTCTGGGAGCACAAGACCCCGGAACAGAGCGCCGCCGACCTCGCCGTGCTGATGCAGCACTACCGCGAAAAGTGGGGTGCCAAGCACTTCGTGCTGGCCGGCTATTCCTTCGGCGCCGATGTACTGCCGGCGATCTACAACCGCCTGCCGGCGGACGCCAAGAAGGACGTCAGCTCGGTGATCCTGCTGGCCTTCGCCCGCAGCGGCAGCTTCGAGATTGAGGTGCAGGGCTGGCTCGGCAAGGCCGGCCAGGAAGCGTCCACCGGCCCGGAAATGGCCCGCCTGCCGGCACCCAAGGTGTTCTGCGTGTATGGCATCGAAGAAAAGGACGAAAGCGGCTGCACCCAGCCCCAGGCGGTGGGCGAGAACCTGCAGCTTCCCGGCGGCCACCACTTCGACGAAGACTACCCGGCACTCGCCAAGCGCCTGGTAAACGCCATCCGCTCGCGCCAGTCAGCCGACGACGAAGGCTGA
- a CDS encoding cytochrome b, with protein MSLSKTPSRYGSLSIAMHWIMLVLIAAVYFCMEYRTNFPKGSDTRALFSQWHFMLGLSVFVLVWLRLIGRFIYPTPPIVPAPPAWQMILAKLAHLALYGMMIGLPLAGWIILSAADKPVPFWGMELPHLVDKNPDLAKQVKYWHETIAVLGYWLIGIHALAALFHHYISRDNTLVRMLPGKGEAKPE; from the coding sequence ATGAGCCTGTCCAAGACCCCGTCCCGCTACGGCAGCCTGTCCATTGCCATGCACTGGATCATGCTGGTGCTGATCGCCGCCGTGTACTTCTGCATGGAATATCGCACCAACTTCCCCAAAGGCAGCGACACCCGCGCGCTGTTCTCCCAATGGCACTTCATGCTCGGCCTGAGTGTCTTCGTGCTGGTCTGGCTACGCCTGATCGGCCGCTTCATCTACCCCACCCCGCCGATCGTTCCGGCCCCGCCGGCCTGGCAAATGATCCTGGCCAAGCTCGCGCACCTGGCACTGTACGGCATGATGATCGGTCTGCCGCTGGCCGGCTGGATCATCCTCAGCGCTGCTGACAAACCGGTGCCGTTCTGGGGCATGGAGCTGCCGCACCTGGTGGACAAGAACCCGGACCTGGCCAAGCAGGTGAAGTACTGGCACGAGACCATCGCCGTGCTCGGTTATTGGCTGATCGGTATCCACGCCCTGGCTGCGCTGTTCCACCACTACATCAGCCGCGACAACACACTGGTGCGGATGCTGCCGGGCAAGGGCGAGGCCAAGCCTGAGTAG
- a CDS encoding GNAT family N-acetyltransferase, whose amino-acid sequence MPIQTLSRLAEVDARQWDALLPDDQPFLRHAFLSALEESGSVGGRTGWKPSHRVLLGDDGRLLAAAPAYLKSHSYGEYVFDWGWADACLRAGIPYYPKLLVGIPFTPVGGARLLGAPEAALSLVGALAGEVDEGHCSGVHVNFTDPAADTLLAGADGWLERLGCQYHWSNRGYRDFQDFLDALSSRKRKQIRKEREQVAGLGLDFIWMEGRELSEAHWDFVYACYSSTYEVRGQAPYLRRAFFSLIGERMPEAIRVVFAHQNGRPVAMAFSLLGGDTLYGRYWGCLAEFDRLHFETCFYQGLDFAIGHGLQRFDAGAQGEHKLIRGFEPVITRSWHRLGHPGLRDAVEEFLVGERAGILAYAEEARAALPYRQDRSS is encoded by the coding sequence ATGCCTATCCAGACCCTTTCCCGCCTTGCCGAAGTGGATGCCCGTCAGTGGGACGCCCTGCTGCCGGATGACCAGCCGTTCCTGCGCCATGCCTTTCTCTCCGCGCTGGAAGAAAGTGGCAGCGTCGGCGGTCGCACGGGGTGGAAACCGTCCCATCGTGTGCTGCTGGGCGACGATGGCCGCCTGCTTGCCGCGGCACCAGCTTATCTGAAAAGCCATTCCTACGGTGAATACGTGTTCGACTGGGGCTGGGCGGATGCCTGCCTGCGCGCCGGCATTCCCTATTACCCCAAGTTGCTGGTGGGCATTCCCTTCACGCCGGTCGGCGGTGCCCGCCTGCTGGGCGCACCGGAAGCGGCGTTGAGCCTGGTTGGCGCGTTGGCGGGCGAGGTGGATGAAGGGCATTGCTCCGGCGTGCACGTGAATTTCACCGATCCGGCGGCGGACACGCTGTTGGCGGGTGCAGACGGCTGGCTGGAGCGCCTGGGTTGCCAGTACCACTGGAGCAATCGCGGTTACCGCGACTTCCAGGACTTCCTCGATGCGCTCAGCTCGCGCAAGCGCAAGCAGATCCGCAAGGAGCGCGAGCAGGTCGCCGGGCTGGGACTGGACTTCATCTGGATGGAAGGGCGCGAGCTTTCGGAAGCGCACTGGGACTTCGTCTACGCCTGCTACAGCAGCACCTACGAGGTGCGCGGGCAGGCGCCGTACCTGCGCCGGGCGTTCTTCAGCCTGATCGGCGAGCGTATGCCGGAGGCGATCCGCGTGGTCTTCGCTCACCAGAATGGCCGGCCCGTGGCCATGGCTTTCAGTCTGCTCGGCGGCGATACGCTGTACGGCCGCTACTGGGGTTGCCTGGCGGAGTTCGACCGTCTGCATTTCGAGACCTGCTTCTACCAGGGGCTGGACTTCGCCATTGGCCATGGCCTGCAGCGCTTCGACGCCGGTGCGCAGGGCGAGCACAAGCTGATTCGTGGCTTCGAGCCGGTGATCACGCGCTCCTGGCATCGCCTGGGGCACCCAGGGCTGCGCGATGCAGTGGAGGAATTCCTGGTGGGGGAGCGGGCGGGCATCCTGGCCTACGCCGAAGAGGCCCGTGCTGCGCTGCCCTATCGCCAGGACCGCTCTTCGTAG
- a CDS encoding glycosyltransferase family 1 protein, with protein MRLLIVTDAWLPQVNGVVTSLRALVAELEAMGHAVGLITPQDFRHVPCPSYPEIPLAWDLWTVGEKIGEFAPDCVHLATEGPLGWAARRWLVRRGMKFSSAIHTRFPEYVHTRWPWLPLGWGYAFLRRFHAPSEAVLVSSERMRGTFASHGFANLALWRKGVDIQRFQPREGVPTGEPVFLYVGRLAREKNLEAFLDLDLPGCKRVVGDGPQRAVLEATYPQVEFLGYRHGEELVEAYRSASVLVFPSLTDTLGLVMYEALACGTPVAAFPVSGPLDVLEEGVTGAMDTDLLSACLRALSLDRQVCAQWACGQTWRMSAQEFLSLQVRARALPLNEEPAYVDG; from the coding sequence ATGAGGCTGCTGATCGTCACCGATGCCTGGCTGCCGCAGGTCAACGGCGTGGTCACCAGCCTCAGGGCGCTGGTGGCCGAACTGGAAGCGATGGGGCATGCGGTTGGCCTGATCACCCCACAGGATTTCCGCCACGTCCCTTGCCCGAGTTACCCGGAAATACCGCTGGCGTGGGATCTCTGGACCGTCGGCGAGAAGATCGGCGAGTTCGCCCCGGATTGCGTCCATCTCGCCACCGAAGGCCCGCTGGGCTGGGCCGCCCGGCGCTGGCTGGTGCGACGGGGGATGAAGTTCAGCAGCGCCATCCACACCCGCTTTCCCGAATACGTTCATACCCGTTGGCCCTGGTTGCCGTTGGGCTGGGGCTATGCCTTCCTGCGCCGTTTCCATGCGCCCAGCGAGGCCGTGCTGGTCAGCAGCGAGCGCATGCGCGGTACGTTCGCTTCGCATGGCTTTGCCAATCTGGCGCTGTGGCGCAAGGGTGTGGATATCCAGCGCTTCCAGCCGAGAGAAGGCGTGCCGACAGGCGAGCCGGTGTTTCTCTATGTGGGCCGGCTGGCGCGGGAAAAGAACCTGGAGGCCTTCCTCGATCTCGATCTGCCGGGGTGCAAGCGCGTGGTTGGCGACGGCCCGCAGCGCGCGGTGCTGGAGGCGACTTATCCACAGGTCGAATTCCTCGGCTATCGCCATGGCGAGGAATTGGTCGAGGCCTATCGCAGCGCCAGTGTGCTGGTCTTCCCGTCGCTAACCGACACCCTTGGCCTGGTCATGTACGAAGCCCTGGCGTGCGGCACGCCGGTTGCCGCGTTCCCGGTCAGCGGACCGCTGGATGTGCTGGAAGAGGGCGTCACCGGAGCAATGGACACGGACCTGCTCAGCGCTTGCCTACGGGCGCTGTCACTCGATCGCCAGGTCTGCGCGCAATGGGCATGCGGGCAGACCTGGCGTATGTCCGCGCAGGAGTTCCTGTCGCTTCAAGTGCGCGCGAGGGCATTGCCGCTCAACGAAGAACCCGCGTACGTCGACGGCTGA
- a CDS encoding UDP-2,3-diacylglucosamine diphosphatase — protein MSSAQRMTPTKKQRVRTLWISDVHLGTRDCQAEHLAGFLKRYHADRIYLVGDIIDGWKLRGGIYWPQAHTNVIRRLLTMSKRGTEVIYVTGNHDEFLRRYSSLLLGNIRLVDEIVHTTADGRQLLVIHGDQFDVITRYHKWLAFLGDSAYEFTLTLNRWLNHWRRRYGYGYWSLSAYLKHKVKTAVNFISDFEEAIAHEVHKRGLNGVVCGHIHHAEIRRIGEVEYLNCGDWVESCSALIEHWDGSIQLYRLAEEQARIAEPAAVESAA, from the coding sequence ATGAGCAGCGCGCAACGCATGACGCCGACGAAGAAACAACGGGTACGGACCCTGTGGATATCCGACGTCCACCTCGGTACCCGCGATTGCCAGGCCGAGCATCTGGCCGGCTTCCTCAAGCGCTACCACGCCGACCGCATCTACCTGGTGGGCGACATCATCGATGGCTGGAAGCTGCGTGGCGGCATCTACTGGCCGCAGGCGCACACCAACGTGATCCGCCGCCTGCTGACCATGAGCAAGCGCGGCACCGAGGTGATCTACGTCACCGGCAACCATGACGAATTCCTGCGCCGCTATTCCTCGCTGCTGCTGGGCAACATCCGCCTGGTGGACGAGATCGTCCACACCACCGCCGACGGCCGCCAGTTGCTGGTGATCCACGGCGACCAGTTCGACGTCATCACGCGCTACCACAAGTGGCTGGCCTTCCTCGGCGACTCCGCCTACGAGTTCACCCTGACGCTGAACCGCTGGCTGAATCACTGGCGCCGTCGCTACGGCTATGGCTACTGGTCGCTGTCGGCGTACCTCAAGCACAAGGTGAAGACGGCGGTGAACTTCATCAGCGACTTCGAGGAGGCCATCGCCCACGAGGTGCATAAGCGAGGCCTCAACGGCGTGGTCTGTGGGCACATCCACCACGCGGAGATCCGCCGGATCGGCGAGGTGGAGTACCTCAACTGCGGCGACTGGGTGGAGTCCTGCTCGGCGCTGATCGAGCACTGGGACGGCAGCATCCAGCTCTATCGACTGGCCGAGGAGCAGGCGCGGATTGCCGAGCCCGCGGCGGTCGAGTCGGCGGCATGA
- a CDS encoding AraC family transcriptional regulator: MSQILSLRTYSHDHLAHSHSHAQLVLGLSGSLDFEVGGRGSLVTRQTFAVVPREAHHACASPDGSRCLVVDLEDEDDLLGSLGLHSDAGRRLLETPGQRLLNNDQAQLVHWLAGSSLHDPVLARQGAILLLASLAAGQQRVEEPAQLPLASLDSYIDRHAAHPLQVADLARLAGLSAARFHARFLAETGQTPMDYVRQRRLQLGRDLLRGSHQSVGEIAAQVGYASQSAFTAALVRQFGTTARQLRQEARDNSR, from the coding sequence ATGAGCCAGATCCTCTCTCTGCGCACCTACAGCCACGACCACCTCGCCCACAGCCACAGCCACGCTCAGTTGGTGCTGGGCCTGTCCGGCAGCCTGGACTTCGAGGTCGGCGGGCGCGGCAGCCTGGTGACCCGGCAGACCTTTGCGGTGGTACCGCGCGAGGCCCATCACGCCTGCGCCAGCCCCGATGGCAGTCGCTGCCTGGTGGTGGACCTGGAAGATGAGGACGACTTGCTCGGCAGCCTCGGCCTGCACAGCGATGCCGGCCGCCGCCTGCTGGAAACACCCGGCCAGCGCCTGCTCAACAACGACCAGGCGCAGTTGGTGCACTGGCTGGCCGGCAGCTCGCTGCACGACCCGGTGCTCGCGCGCCAGGGTGCGATCCTCTTGCTTGCCAGCCTCGCCGCCGGCCAGCAACGCGTGGAGGAACCGGCGCAACTGCCGCTGGCCAGCCTCGACAGCTATATCGATCGACACGCCGCGCATCCGCTGCAGGTGGCTGATCTCGCGCGGCTCGCCGGGCTTTCCGCCGCGCGCTTCCATGCCCGCTTCCTCGCCGAGACCGGGCAGACGCCCATGGATTACGTACGCCAGCGCCGCCTGCAATTGGGCCGCGACCTGCTGCGCGGCTCGCACCAGTCGGTCGGCGAGATCGCCGCGCAGGTTGGCTACGCCTCGCAGAGCGCCTTCACCGCTGCCCTGGTGCGCCAGTTCGGCACCACGGCGCGCCAGCTGCGCCAGGAGGCGCGCGACAATTCCCGCTAG